In the genome of Meiothermus sp. CFH 77666, one region contains:
- a CDS encoding type II secretion system protein encodes MRKTGITLIEMLIAAVISVAILGLIAAGLRSSSDSLRFVQNSQLLTEDLRNAGNLVSDYIAKAAFVYPPGVTLTIGSVGGYTVRNPSTNNNTWRIGQDSAIALLWPPTVENGVEVVKFVMVYPLNRGWVVSRATGAENPGPDPANNSKWLLYIYERNVPVGSSRLPNGFPAIIPTTISEGSGNLLADYVQPGGFVVSYRNCLGFDEGGLATLALCPTTPPTPLRAEHSAVQVQFSLQGEIHQGSRDSRVPANPLRFEAAPRNLPTRLTDITLN; translated from the coding sequence ATGCGTAAAACAGGCATTACCCTCATTGAAATGCTGATTGCTGCCGTCATTAGCGTGGCCATCCTGGGCCTGATCGCCGCCGGGCTGCGCAGCAGTAGCGATAGCCTGCGTTTTGTGCAGAATTCCCAGCTCCTCACCGAAGACCTGCGCAACGCGGGTAATCTGGTGAGCGATTACATAGCCAAGGCCGCCTTTGTTTACCCCCCTGGCGTTACCCTGACCATCGGCAGTGTAGGGGGCTACACGGTGCGGAACCCCTCCACCAACAACAACACCTGGCGCATTGGCCAGGATTCCGCTATTGCGCTGCTCTGGCCTCCAACAGTTGAAAATGGCGTAGAGGTGGTCAAGTTTGTAATGGTCTACCCCCTCAACCGGGGCTGGGTGGTAAGCAGGGCTACCGGGGCCGAAAACCCCGGCCCCGACCCCGCTAACAACAGTAAATGGCTGCTGTACATTTACGAGCGCAATGTCCCGGTGGGCTCGAGCCGCCTCCCCAACGGTTTCCCTGCCATCATTCCCACTACCATTTCTGAGGGCTCAGGCAACCTGCTGGCCGACTACGTGCAGCCGGGGGGCTTTGTGGTTAGCTACCGCAATTGCCTGGGGTTTGACGAGGGAGGTTTGGCTACGCTAGCCCTTTGCCCCACCACCCCGCCCACGCCCCTCCGCGCTGAGCACAGCGCGGTGCAGGTACAGTTTTCCCTCCAGGGCGAGATTCACCAGGGCAGTCGGGACTCCCGCGTGCCTGCCAACCCCCTGCGCTTCGAGGCGGCTCCCCGCAACCTGCCCACGCGACTGACCGATATCACCCTGAATTAG
- a CDS encoding replicative DNA helicase has protein sequence MATTPLEGRVPPHNLDAEASVLGSVLLDSEVLDRLEGLLAPDAFYKEAHRKIWEAMVALRARRDPVDLVTLSEQLRQSGELENIGGLSYLVGLSEHTPTAAYADYYGRIVAEKWTLRKLITAAGEAMKMAYDEEGSLEDILDTAGRKVLEVSTQGARSEFQSMKELVHETFEHIQLLYENKGQVDGIKSGFRELDALIGGLTSGSLNIIAARPSMGKTSFALTIAQNVALRGEGVGVAIFSLEMPAVQLVTRMLCSEARIDMNRLRQGQLTDRDFSRLVDVAGRISDAAILIDDTSDMTLMELRARARRLHAQHKLGLIVIDYLQLMSGPGGSKNGGENRQQEIAQISRGLKGLARELNVPVIALSQLSRAVESRPNKRPMLSDLRESGCLSGDTLVQMADGSRQLLRDLVGKSGFEVLALDETTQQLRPAKVSRAFSTGIKTVFALTTRLGRSIRATANHKFLTAQGWKRLDELAVGDYLALPRRLASDERQSLSQDELALLGHLIGDGCTLPRHSLQYTTKESDLAQTVADLARAVFAQAITPKIKRERGWWQVYLTSAQPLGRGKRNPVAVWLEELGVWGLRSHQKRVPAPVFAQPAPAIARFLRHLWSTDGCIRLRRGKAPYPAVYYASSSEGLAQDVQTLLLHLGINARLKRVPQKGKGHDQFHVIVSGQSDLLRFVRAVGAVGRYKQNALAEVEGYLLARAENTNRDVIPLDLWLKPARTDLAASGMSHRELHRALGMAYSGITLFKQNLSRERTRRMAEALGSEALKLLAASDVYWDTVTSIEAAGQEEVFDLTVPGPHNFVANNIIVHNSIEQDADLVMFIYRDEYYNPHSEKAGIAEIIVGKQRNGPTGTVELQFHAQHVRFNDLAKDEI, from the coding sequence ATGGCAACCACCCCGCTCGAGGGCCGTGTGCCCCCTCATAATCTGGATGCCGAGGCCAGTGTGCTGGGTTCGGTGCTGCTGGATAGTGAAGTGCTGGACAGGCTCGAGGGGCTGCTGGCCCCTGACGCTTTTTACAAGGAAGCCCACCGCAAAATCTGGGAGGCCATGGTGGCGCTCAGGGCCCGGCGCGACCCGGTAGACCTGGTAACGCTCTCCGAGCAGCTCCGGCAAAGTGGGGAACTCGAGAACATCGGAGGGCTCTCGTACCTGGTGGGGCTTTCGGAACACACCCCCACGGCGGCCTATGCCGACTACTACGGGCGGATTGTGGCCGAAAAGTGGACGCTGCGCAAGCTCATCACGGCGGCGGGGGAGGCCATGAAAATGGCCTACGACGAGGAAGGGAGCCTGGAGGACATCCTCGACACCGCCGGGCGCAAGGTGCTCGAGGTCTCCACCCAGGGGGCCCGCTCCGAGTTCCAGAGCATGAAGGAACTCGTCCACGAGACCTTCGAACACATCCAGCTGCTCTACGAGAACAAGGGGCAGGTGGATGGCATCAAGAGCGGCTTCCGTGAACTCGACGCCCTGATTGGTGGCCTGACGAGTGGTTCGCTCAACATCATCGCGGCGCGTCCCAGCATGGGCAAAACCAGCTTCGCTCTGACCATCGCCCAGAACGTGGCTCTGCGGGGCGAAGGGGTCGGGGTGGCCATCTTCTCGCTGGAGATGCCCGCCGTGCAACTGGTCACCCGGATGCTCTGCTCCGAGGCCCGCATAGATATGAACCGGCTGCGCCAGGGCCAGCTTACCGACCGCGACTTTTCCCGCCTGGTGGACGTGGCAGGCCGCATCTCCGACGCGGCCATCCTGATTGACGATACCTCCGACATGACCCTGATGGAACTGCGCGCCCGCGCCCGCCGCCTGCACGCCCAGCACAAGCTGGGCCTGATTGTGATTGACTACCTGCAACTGATGTCCGGCCCCGGCGGCAGTAAGAACGGTGGTGAGAACCGCCAGCAAGAGATTGCCCAGATTTCCCGCGGCCTCAAGGGCCTGGCCCGCGAGCTGAATGTCCCCGTGATTGCCCTCTCGCAGCTATCCCGGGCGGTGGAGTCGCGGCCCAACAAAAGGCCCATGCTCTCCGATTTGAGGGAATCGGGCTGCCTGAGTGGAGATACGCTGGTGCAGATGGCGGATGGCTCGAGGCAGCTCCTCCGAGACCTGGTGGGCAAGAGCGGCTTCGAGGTGCTCGCGCTCGATGAAACCACCCAACAACTCAGGCCGGCTAAAGTGAGCCGTGCTTTCTCGACCGGTATAAAGACCGTGTTTGCCCTGACTACCCGACTGGGTCGTAGCATCCGCGCCACGGCCAACCATAAGTTCCTCACGGCTCAGGGCTGGAAGCGGCTGGACGAGCTGGCGGTCGGCGATTACCTGGCCTTACCACGGCGGCTGGCCTCCGACGAGCGGCAAAGCCTGAGCCAAGACGAGCTGGCTTTGCTGGGTCACTTGATCGGTGATGGCTGTACCCTGCCCCGGCACAGCCTGCAATACACCACTAAGGAGAGCGATCTGGCGCAAACCGTGGCCGATCTGGCCAGGGCGGTTTTTGCCCAGGCCATCACCCCCAAAATTAAGCGCGAGCGGGGCTGGTGGCAGGTCTATTTGACTTCAGCACAGCCGCTGGGCCGGGGTAAGCGCAACCCGGTGGCCGTGTGGCTCGAGGAGCTGGGCGTCTGGGGGTTGCGCTCTCACCAAAAGCGGGTTCCGGCGCCGGTATTCGCCCAACCCGCCCCGGCCATTGCTCGATTCTTGCGGCACTTGTGGTCTACCGACGGTTGCATTCGCCTGCGCCGCGGCAAGGCCCCGTACCCCGCGGTCTACTATGCCAGCAGCAGTGAGGGGCTGGCCCAGGACGTGCAAACCCTGCTACTGCACCTGGGTATCAACGCCAGACTCAAGCGGGTGCCCCAAAAAGGCAAAGGGCATGATCAGTTCCATGTGATCGTGAGCGGCCAGTCCGACCTGCTACGCTTTGTGCGGGCGGTGGGCGCCGTGGGGCGTTACAAGCAAAATGCGCTGGCGGAAGTCGAGGGCTATTTGCTGGCCCGTGCAGAGAACACCAACCGGGACGTAATTCCACTCGATTTGTGGCTAAAGCCTGCCAGAACCGATCTGGCCGCTTCAGGTATGAGCCACCGGGAGCTGCACCGAGCTCTGGGTATGGCCTATTCCGGCATAACCCTTTTCAAGCAGAACCTGAGCCGGGAGCGCACCCGGCGGATGGCCGAGGCTCTGGGTTCGGAGGCATTGAAGCTGCTGGCAGCAAGCGATGTTTACTGGGACACCGTAACCTCTATCGAGGCTGCGGGCCAGGAGGAGGTTTTCGACCTTACGGTGCCAGGCCCCCATAACTTTGTTGCTAACAACATCATCGTGCACAACTCTATCGAGCAGGACGCCGACCTGGTCATGTTCATCTACCGCGACGAATACTACAACCCGCACTCCGAAAAAGCCGGAATCGCCGAGATTATTGTGGGCAAGCAGCGCAACGGCCCTACCGGAACCGTAGAGCTTCAGTTCCACGCCCAGCACGTGCGCTTCAACGACCTGGCCAAGGATGAAATTTGA
- a CDS encoding prepilin-type N-terminal cleavage/methylation domain-containing protein produces the protein MRRSGFSFVEVMVALAILSLTILILTYFGSSFTLTRNAQIDTQAQAFARSYFDNVRASWSTRAAFNAAVLPSVSPPSGFSNPSASLATIQTIGTQVVLRRITLQFTGPQNRSYSFSTEVALPPL, from the coding sequence GTGCGCCGTAGTGGTTTTTCTTTTGTTGAGGTGATGGTAGCGCTGGCCATCCTCTCATTGACCATTCTGATCCTGACCTACTTTGGCTCGAGCTTCACCCTCACCCGCAATGCCCAGATCGACACCCAGGCTCAGGCCTTTGCCCGGAGCTACTTCGACAATGTGCGGGCTAGCTGGTCTACCAGGGCGGCCTTCAACGCTGCGGTGCTGCCCTCGGTATCGCCGCCCAGCGGCTTTAGCAACCCCTCGGCCAGCCTGGCCACGATCCAGACCATCGGAACCCAGGTGGTGCTGCGCCGGATCACCCTTCAGTTCACCGGCCCGCAAAACCGCTCTTATAGCTTCTCCACTGAGGTTGCCCTGCCTCCCTTGTAA
- a CDS encoding ABC transporter substrate-binding protein: MKRLWIVGLVTLASLGMAQTRIGNCEVTGQKGQFPIRPAVAGQLTVQTNLPGPGFWNGDSPATIKDGFEYCLAANIAHRAGLDKVVVQNVAWDALIAGQTRNFDFALSQITITEARKRVVDFSRPYFSSDIGVLVRAADKAKFTGPASLKTARLGVQQATTAAKFLSDTLKHPQNLTRVFPDVAAGFTALRAGQIDAFIIDTSIVLSEAAKSNGALAVVGQFQTGENYGALFAKGNANRAQVDKILEALEKDGTLKKLSQTYLAKEWGIDPTTVPVWRP, translated from the coding sequence GTGAAACGACTGTGGATAGTAGGTCTAGTAACCCTTGCTTCGCTGGGAATGGCCCAGACCAGGATTGGCAATTGTGAAGTAACCGGCCAAAAAGGACAGTTTCCTATTCGTCCTGCGGTGGCGGGCCAACTCACGGTGCAAACCAACCTGCCGGGGCCTGGCTTCTGGAACGGCGATAGCCCCGCCACCATCAAGGACGGCTTCGAGTACTGCCTGGCCGCCAACATTGCCCACCGCGCCGGGCTGGATAAAGTGGTGGTGCAGAACGTGGCCTGGGATGCGCTGATTGCTGGTCAGACCCGCAACTTCGACTTTGCCCTCTCCCAGATCACCATCACCGAAGCCCGCAAGCGCGTGGTGGACTTCTCCCGCCCCTACTTCTCCTCCGACATTGGCGTGCTGGTGCGGGCTGCCGACAAGGCCAAATTTACCGGCCCGGCCAGCCTTAAAACCGCCCGCTTAGGGGTGCAGCAGGCCACCACGGCAGCCAAGTTCCTGAGCGATACCCTCAAGCACCCCCAGAACCTGACCCGGGTTTTCCCCGATGTGGCAGCGGGCTTTACCGCCCTGCGTGCCGGTCAGATTGATGCTTTCATCATAGATACCTCCATTGTGCTCTCGGAGGCGGCCAAGTCCAATGGCGCCCTGGCGGTAGTCGGGCAGTTCCAGACCGGCGAGAACTACGGGGCCCTTTTTGCCAAGGGCAACGCCAACCGGGCGCAGGTGGACAAAATTCTGGAAGCCCTGGAAAAAGACGGCACCCTCAAAAAGCTTTCCCAGACCTATCTTGCCAAGGAATGGGGCATTGACCCCACCACCGTGCCGGTCTGGCGGCCCTAG
- a CDS encoding prepilin-type N-terminal cleavage/methylation domain-containing protein has protein sequence MNRPSPSGISLVEFLIVLAVLGILLGVGFVSLRSYQQSLAIREAATQVATELLNIRQQARRQSVNFSFQASANSNTYRVGRTSELASLPSKSLPPGVVFQSVPSGGGTVRFDAPYGIVTSGANGSYVLRGPGNRVLNVNVVGRTGKVVVRAP, from the coding sequence GTGAATAGACCCTCCCCGAGTGGCATCAGCCTGGTGGAGTTTCTGATAGTGCTGGCAGTGCTCGGCATCCTGCTGGGGGTGGGCTTTGTTTCGCTACGTTCTTATCAGCAGAGCCTGGCCATCCGCGAGGCGGCTACGCAGGTGGCTACTGAGCTCCTCAACATCCGCCAGCAGGCGAGGCGGCAGTCGGTCAACTTTTCCTTTCAGGCCAGCGCCAACTCCAATACCTACCGGGTGGGCCGAACCAGCGAGCTGGCATCGCTCCCCAGTAAATCGCTGCCCCCAGGGGTGGTTTTTCAGAGCGTACCCTCGGGCGGCGGCACCGTTCGGTTCGATGCCCCCTATGGCATCGTGACCAGTGGGGCCAATGGCAGCTATGTCCTGCGAGGGCCTGGCAACCGGGTGCTCAATGTCAATGTGGTCGGTCGAACCGGAAAGGTGGTGGTTCGTGCGCCGTAG
- a CDS encoding pilus assembly PilX N-terminal domain-containing protein: MFIVIILVSVATLTSLNNRRNAQDALRTSQAQFAAEAGLERAVVRLWHQVLAEASSSSVTGYRLALDHMGLTNGGVIASLFGQPQSLEDGSRFEVQVSRRDTTTPSGEAQIELTVISTGTLSDGTTRRLRQVFRVARAPFPFDYPFLTNKADCIFCHLEVRSMDALRGNPNPSDPSTWWRRIKVGVLEDLVMRDDQEAGTVHGSLVTRGTVRQQYSGRLEPSAQYFTTLEPGQTRIRSTTPLRPTPADCSTPSNCTTPQNLYYNYPDSTNLAAFSNRYPDGELPDFFPLPIPDDNNNRLIDDDEWLDAVQTSLENRNENYFTGSISAPILVNPSSIAWPGGSSLQTLDSAALGLSRNNVILDGSVIPITLSGTVFINGDVVIRGRVRGNGTILARDNVYILGDLIYDCGQGSALQACDYRDPSRLPQLNLIAGGNTLMGDFLSIDTFMADNLNLLQNNRIQLPMSVCRDNPSQPGCGSGARVSWQDDPLYRPNLALTEVTNFNRSELQRWLRNNNYRPRFYTYGENEVYFGDGCNHDPVRYSSYQTLSAGARVHTCQGERSLGSVALTQAQVNAILSRAVRYEITSSFFNNNSLKQLWNETMQNRSAGALRTDGLLYSANAIFSVIQNGRGYNMGGRWDLRGALVAADTGVLAPVKLDIYHDARLRPRIPGGQQAQLSRGIWEVVGQ; encoded by the coding sequence ATGTTTATTGTCATCATTCTGGTGAGCGTTGCTACGCTTACCTCGCTCAACAACCGCCGCAACGCCCAGGACGCCCTCCGCACCTCGCAGGCCCAGTTTGCTGCCGAGGCGGGCCTCGAGCGGGCCGTGGTTCGGCTGTGGCACCAGGTACTTGCGGAAGCCAGCTCCTCTAGCGTGACCGGTTACCGCTTGGCCCTGGATCACATGGGCTTGACCAACGGCGGTGTCATTGCCAGTCTGTTTGGCCAGCCCCAAAGTCTGGAGGATGGAAGCCGTTTTGAGGTGCAAGTCTCCCGGCGCGACACCACCACGCCCTCGGGGGAGGCCCAGATCGAGCTGACCGTGATCTCTACCGGCACCCTATCCGATGGAACCACCCGGCGGCTGCGGCAGGTATTCCGCGTGGCCCGGGCCCCCTTTCCCTTCGACTACCCCTTCCTGACCAACAAAGCCGACTGTATTTTCTGCCACCTCGAGGTGCGCAGCATGGACGCCCTGCGGGGTAACCCCAACCCCAGCGACCCCAGCACCTGGTGGCGGCGCATCAAGGTGGGGGTGCTGGAAGACCTGGTTATGCGGGACGATCAGGAAGCGGGTACGGTACACGGTTCGCTCGTCACCCGGGGCACGGTTCGCCAGCAGTATAGCGGTCGCCTCGAGCCCTCCGCACAGTACTTCACCACCTTGGAGCCGGGCCAGACCCGCATCCGCTCCACCACCCCCCTGCGCCCCACCCCTGCCGACTGCAGCACCCCGAGCAACTGCACCACCCCCCAGAACCTCTACTACAACTACCCGGACAGCACCAACCTGGCCGCCTTTAGCAACCGCTACCCCGATGGCGAACTCCCCGACTTCTTCCCCCTGCCCATCCCCGACGACAACAACAACCGCCTGATCGACGATGACGAGTGGCTCGACGCGGTGCAGACCAGCCTGGAGAACCGCAACGAGAACTATTTTACCGGCAGCATCAGCGCCCCCATACTGGTGAACCCCAGCAGCATCGCCTGGCCGGGAGGCTCGAGTTTACAGACCCTCGACTCGGCGGCGCTGGGCCTTTCCCGCAACAACGTCATCCTGGATGGCTCAGTTATCCCCATCACCCTTAGCGGCACGGTCTTCATCAACGGCGACGTGGTCATCCGGGGCCGGGTGCGGGGTAACGGCACTATTCTGGCCCGCGACAACGTGTATATCCTGGGCGACCTGATCTACGACTGCGGCCAGGGCAGCGCCCTGCAGGCCTGCGATTACCGCGACCCCAGCCGTCTGCCCCAGCTCAACCTGATTGCCGGAGGCAATACGCTCATGGGGGATTTTTTGAGCATAGATACCTTTATGGCGGACAATCTCAATCTTCTGCAAAACAACCGAATCCAGCTCCCCATGAGCGTTTGTCGGGACAACCCCTCCCAGCCGGGGTGCGGCAGTGGTGCACGGGTAAGCTGGCAAGATGACCCCCTTTATCGCCCAAACCTGGCCCTGACCGAGGTGACCAACTTCAACCGCAGCGAGCTGCAGCGCTGGTTGCGAAATAACAACTACCGGCCCCGCTTTTACACCTATGGCGAGAACGAAGTTTACTTTGGCGATGGTTGCAATCACGACCCTGTCCGCTACTCCAGCTACCAGACCCTCAGTGCTGGGGCCCGGGTTCACACCTGCCAGGGGGAGCGTTCACTGGGCAGCGTAGCGCTCACCCAGGCCCAGGTGAACGCCATTCTTAGCCGGGCGGTGCGGTACGAGATTACCTCGAGCTTCTTCAACAACAATTCGCTCAAGCAACTCTGGAACGAAACGATGCAGAACCGCTCCGCAGGGGCGTTGCGTACCGATGGGCTTTTATACTCCGCCAATGCCATCTTCAGCGTGATTCAGAATGGCCGGGGCTACAACATGGGAGGGCGCTGGGATCTGCGGGGCGCCCTGGTCGCTGCCGATACGGGCGTGCTGGCCCCGGTCAAGCTCGACATCTATCACGATGCTCGTCTGCGACCCCGTATTCCGGGTGGACAGCAGGCCCAGCTCAGCAGGGGTATATGGGAAGTGGTGGGGCAGTGA
- a CDS encoding amino acid ABC transporter permease, with translation MALTLAILLLLATAWVMWQVKQVMSVNQFRALWADFLLVLVALLPLGLLFPAGRSLGQASAARRALQSENLIAARVHGAEAHTWAWFTLGYAGALLLFLLFVLFFIANNVAVGRTFFQLELIANSFGLILKAFWVNVVIFLFAGFFSLVWGLVVAVAKLLPGKPAQPIRFIATFYTDAFLSLPSIIVIYLIGFGLPLTGIGFFRSLPLEALAVLALTLTYGAYMAEVYRAGLESIHPSQWAAARSLGLSYGQTLRFVIIPQAVRRIIPPLLNNFIGMQKDTALVNVVGVIDAFNQARIIASNDFNLSAVTTVAILFILITIPQTRLVDRLVERDRARFRQG, from the coding sequence GTGGCGCTAACGCTGGCCATTTTGCTCTTGCTGGCGACGGCTTGGGTCATGTGGCAGGTCAAGCAGGTTATGTCTGTCAACCAGTTTCGGGCGCTCTGGGCCGACTTTTTGCTGGTGCTGGTGGCGCTTTTGCCCCTGGGCCTTCTGTTCCCCGCGGGCCGCAGCCTGGGGCAGGCGAGCGCAGCCCGGCGGGCTTTGCAAAGCGAAAACCTGATTGCCGCCAGAGTTCATGGCGCCGAGGCCCACACCTGGGCCTGGTTTACCCTGGGCTATGCCGGGGCGCTTTTGCTGTTTTTGTTGTTCGTACTGTTTTTCATTGCCAACAACGTGGCTGTGGGGCGCACTTTTTTTCAGCTCGAGCTAATCGCTAACTCCTTTGGCCTGATTCTCAAAGCCTTCTGGGTCAATGTGGTCATTTTCCTGTTTGCAGGGTTTTTCTCCCTGGTCTGGGGCCTGGTGGTGGCTGTGGCCAAGCTCCTGCCGGGCAAACCGGCCCAGCCCATTCGCTTCATCGCCACTTTTTACACCGATGCTTTCCTGAGCCTGCCTTCCATCATCGTGATTTACCTGATTGGCTTTGGCCTGCCCCTCACCGGCATTGGCTTCTTTCGCAGCCTGCCCTTAGAGGCCCTGGCGGTGCTGGCCCTGACCCTGACCTACGGGGCCTACATGGCCGAGGTCTACCGGGCGGGCCTCGAGAGCATCCACCCCAGCCAGTGGGCCGCCGCCCGCAGCCTGGGCCTCTCCTATGGCCAGACCCTGCGTTTTGTGATTATTCCTCAGGCGGTGCGGCGCATCATTCCGCCCTTGCTCAACAACTTCATCGGTATGCAAAAAGACACCGCGCTGGTCAATGTGGTGGGGGTGATAGATGCCTTCAACCAGGCCCGCATCATCGCCTCCAACGACTTCAATCTGTCTGCCGTGACCACAGTAGCCATTCTTTTTATCCTGATTACCATTCCCCAGACCCGCCTGGTAGACCGGCTGGTAGAGCGCGACCGGGCCCGCTTCCGGCAGGGGTAG
- a CDS encoding amino acid ABC transporter ATP-binding protein → MSFLEVKNVHKRFGANEVLRGLNLSVEEHQVVCLIGPSGCGKSTLLRCVNGLEEIQGGEIRLHGDRITGPGVDLNALRRDVGIVFQSFNLFPHMTVLQNITLAPTQVLRMPEAEAQEKALALLRRIGLEHKARAYPDQLSGGQQQRVAIVRALAMEPMLLLLDEITSALDPELVSEVLNLLRELAREGMTMILATHEMGFAKEVASKVCFMYEGVVHEEGPPEQIFSQPQHERTQQFLSSIIEAGRL, encoded by the coding sequence ATGAGCTTCCTGGAAGTCAAAAACGTACACAAGCGCTTTGGCGCCAACGAGGTGCTGCGCGGCCTCAATCTGAGCGTGGAGGAACACCAGGTGGTTTGCCTGATTGGGCCTTCGGGCTGCGGGAAATCTACCCTGCTGCGCTGTGTGAACGGCCTCGAGGAGATCCAAGGGGGCGAGATCCGGCTCCACGGAGACCGCATCACCGGGCCAGGGGTGGACTTGAATGCCCTGAGGCGCGACGTGGGCATTGTGTTCCAGAGTTTCAACCTGTTTCCCCACATGACCGTGCTGCAAAACATTACCCTGGCCCCCACTCAGGTGCTCCGGATGCCCGAGGCCGAGGCCCAGGAGAAAGCCCTGGCCCTTCTGCGGCGCATTGGCCTCGAGCACAAGGCCCGGGCCTACCCCGACCAGCTTTCGGGCGGCCAGCAGCAGCGCGTGGCCATTGTGCGGGCGCTGGCCATGGAGCCCATGCTGCTGCTGCTGGACGAGATTACCTCGGCCCTCGACCCTGAGCTGGTCTCGGAGGTGCTGAACCTGCTGCGCGAGCTGGCCCGGGAGGGCATGACCATGATTCTGGCCACCCACGAGATGGGCTTTGCCAAAGAGGTGGCCAGCAAAGTCTGCTTCATGTACGAAGGGGTGGTGCACGAGGAAGGCCCCCCCGAACAAATATTCTCCCAGCCCCAGCACGAGCGCACCCAGCAGTTTTTGTCCAGCATCATCGAGGCGGGGCGGCTATGA
- the lepA gene encoding translation elongation factor 4, producing MQERIRNFSIIAHVDHGKSTLADRILQMTRAVSEREMREQFLDSLELERERGITIKASAVRLFYESKSGQTYTFNLIDTPGHVDFGYEVSRALAAVEGVLLVVDASQGVEAQTIANFYLAMEHEHTIIPVINKIDLPGAEPLEVALEVEEVLGIPADDCVFASGKTGQGVDEILEAIVARIPAPKGQPTNPTQALIFDSIYDAYQGVIPYVRVMDGSIKPGDTIRIWSTGKEFSVDKVGVFRPGALEPVGQLGPGEVGWVTASIREIGDAQVGDTITSAQNPCQAPYPGFQPAKPVVFAGLYPTDTQEYNRLREALEKLKLNDAALSFEPETSEALGFGFRCGFLGLLHAEIVQERLEREFNLDLISTAPSVIYRVRLSDGSEVEIHNPSELPSPDKIEAIYEPYVKLTVYTPEEYVGSIMQLLQEKRGKMGNMHYIGKRVELVYEVPFGEILYDFHDRLKSISRGYASMDYEQIGYQEGDLVKVSILVNEEPVDALAFIAHKDKAYGIGREIVDKLGEVIPRQQFAVPIQAAIGGKIIARATVKALRKDVLAKCYGGDITRKKKLLEKQKEGKKRMKAIGKVDVPQEAFLAVLSAGRD from the coding sequence GTGCAGGAGCGGATTAGAAATTTCTCCATCATCGCGCACGTAGATCACGGCAAGTCTACGCTGGCGGATCGGATTCTCCAGATGACCCGGGCGGTCTCGGAGCGGGAAATGCGTGAGCAGTTTTTGGATTCCTTGGAGCTCGAGCGCGAGCGTGGCATCACCATCAAGGCCAGTGCGGTGCGGCTGTTCTACGAGAGCAAGTCGGGCCAGACCTACACCTTCAACCTGATCGACACCCCCGGCCACGTAGACTTTGGCTACGAGGTCAGCCGGGCGCTGGCCGCCGTGGAGGGGGTTCTCCTGGTGGTGGACGCCTCTCAAGGAGTGGAGGCCCAGACCATCGCCAACTTCTACCTGGCCATGGAGCACGAGCACACCATCATCCCGGTCATCAACAAGATTGACCTGCCGGGGGCAGAGCCGCTCGAGGTCGCGCTCGAGGTGGAAGAAGTGCTGGGCATTCCCGCCGACGACTGCGTGTTTGCCTCTGGCAAGACCGGGCAGGGGGTGGACGAGATTCTGGAGGCCATCGTGGCCCGCATCCCGGCCCCCAAGGGCCAGCCCACCAACCCCACCCAGGCCCTGATCTTTGACTCCATCTACGATGCCTATCAGGGGGTCATCCCCTATGTGCGGGTAATGGATGGCAGCATCAAACCGGGCGACACCATCCGCATCTGGTCTACCGGCAAGGAATTCAGCGTGGACAAGGTGGGGGTTTTTCGGCCTGGCGCCCTCGAGCCGGTTGGGCAGCTAGGCCCCGGCGAGGTGGGCTGGGTGACGGCCTCGATTCGCGAGATTGGCGATGCCCAGGTCGGCGATACCATCACCTCGGCCCAAAACCCCTGCCAGGCCCCCTATCCGGGCTTCCAGCCGGCCAAGCCGGTGGTGTTTGCCGGCCTCTACCCCACCGACACCCAGGAGTACAACCGGCTGCGCGAGGCCCTGGAAAAGCTCAAGCTCAACGACGCAGCCCTCTCCTTTGAGCCGGAAACCTCGGAGGCCCTGGGCTTTGGCTTCCGCTGTGGCTTTTTGGGGTTGTTACACGCCGAGATTGTGCAGGAAAGGCTCGAGCGGGAGTTCAACCTCGACCTGATCTCCACCGCCCCCAGCGTGATTTACCGGGTCAGGCTCTCGGACGGCTCCGAGGTCGAGATTCACAACCCCTCCGAACTGCCCAGCCCGGACAAAATTGAGGCCATCTACGAGCCTTACGTCAAGCTCACGGTCTATACCCCCGAAGAATACGTGGGCTCCATCATGCAGCTTTTGCAGGAAAAGCGCGGCAAGATGGGCAACATGCACTACATCGGCAAGCGGGTCGAGCTGGTCTACGAGGTGCCGTTTGGTGAGATCCTCTACGACTTCCACGACCGCCTGAAGTCCATCAGCCGGGGCTATGCCTCCATGGACTACGAGCAGATCGGCTACCAGGAAGGCGATCTGGTCAAGGTTAGCATCCTGGTGAACGAAGAGCCGGTAGACGCACTGGCCTTTATCGCCCACAAGGACAAAGCCTATGGCATTGGGCGCGAGATAGTGGACAAGCTGGGGGAGGTGATCCCCCGCCAGCAGTTTGCGGTGCCCATCCAGGCCGCCATTGGGGGCAAGATTATCGCCCGCGCCACCGTAAAGGCCCTGCGCAAAGACGTGCTGGCCAAGTGCTACGGCGGCGACATCACCCGCAAGAAAAAGCTTCTGGAAAAGCAAAAGGAAGGCAAGAAGCGCATGAAGGCCATCGGCAAGGTAGACGTACCGCAGGAGGCCTTCCTGGCGGTGTTGTCGGCAGGGCGCGACTAA